The Bradyrhizobium sp. LLZ17 genomic sequence GCCGTTGCGGTGGTGTTCATGGGCATCTACATGCCCGCAGCTTCGCTGGATACGGTGACGCAGAACGTCTACGAGGAAATGGCTTCGATCACGCTATTGTCGATCCCGCTCTTCATCCTCAAGGGCGCGGCGATCGGCAAGTCGCGCGCCGGCCAGGATCTCTATTCGGCGCTGCATGCCTGGCTGCATCGCGTGCCCGGCGGCTTGGGCGTCGCCAACGTATTCGCCTGTGCGCTGTTCGCGGCAATGGCGGGCTCCTCGCCCGCAACCTGCTCGGCGATCGGCTCGGCAGGGATCCCCGAGATGCGCAAGCGCGGCTATTCCGGCGGTTTTGCCGCCGGCATCATCGCCGCCGGCGGCACGCTCGGCATCCTGCTGCCGCCCTCGATCACCATGATCCTGTTCGCGGTCGCCGCGGAAAAATCGCTTGGCCGCTTGTTTCTCGCTGGCATCGGACCCGGGCTGCTGCTGGTGACGCTGTTCGGCGGCTATGCCGTAATCCGCTTCCGCCAGGAATATGCCGCGGCCGAAGCGGCCTACAAGAAAGGCGGGCCCGAGGCAGCGATCCTGGCGCGCGACGAATATACCCTGGCGGAGCGCTTCAGCGTGCTGCCGCGCGTGCTTCCCTTCGTGTTGCTGCTGACCGGTGTGATGGCCGCGCTCTATGGCGGCTATGCCACGCCGTCGGAGACCGCCGGCCTCGGCGGGCTGCTGGCGCTGGCGCTGATCGCGATGATCTACGGCGTGTGGCGACCGAGCGACCTTGCGCCGATCATGAAATCGACGATCCGGGAATCCACCATGCTGATGATGATCATCGGCATGTCGCTGCTTTATTCCTACGTGATGAGCTATCTGCACATCTCGCAATCGGCCGCCGAATCCGTCGTCGCAATGCATTTGCCGCGCTGGGGCCTGTTGTTCGCGGTGCTCGTCATGGTGGTCGTGCTCGGCTTCTTCCTTCCGCCGGTCTCGATCATCCTGATGACGGCACCGATCATCCTGCCGCCGCTGCGCGCCGCGAATTTCGACATCATCTGGTTCGGCGTGGTCATGACCATCGTGATGGAGATGGGCCTGATCCACCCGCCGGTCGGCCTCAACATCTTCGTCATCCGCAACGTCGCGCCCGATATTCCCCTGAGCGAGGTGATCTGGGGCACGCTACCGTTCGTGTTGCTGATGATGGCGGCCGTGCTGCTGCTTTGCTTCGTGCCGGGAATCTCGACCGCGCTGCCGGATCTGGTGATGGGCGCGGACGGGAGCAGGTAGACGCTCTCTCCGTCGTTGTTGCGAGGGCCGCTGCCGTAGGGTGGGCAAAGCGAAGCGTGCCCACCGCAAAACTAGCGATCGCGGAGCGATGGTGGGCACGGCGCAAGCGCGCCTTTGCCCACCCTACGAATTCCCTGCGCTCGCAATGACGGCGGACTAGGAAACGGCTCGCTTCTTCTTCGCGTTCAGCGCCGAGGCCACGCGGCTCACAGGCGGCTTGCCCAGCAAGCCGCTCATATCATTGGTCGCCGCCAGCAGCTTGTCCATATCGACGCCGGTCCCGATCCCCATGCCATCGAGCATGTAGACGACGTCTTCGGTCGCAACGTTGCCGGTCGCGCCCGGCGCGTAGGGGCAACCGCCGAGCCCGCCTGCGGCAGCGTCGATGACGCAGACCCCCTCCTCCAGGCCCGCGTAGAGATTGGCGAGCGCCTGGCCGTAGGTGTCGTGGAAATGCATCGCAAGCCTGGCCGCCGGAACGTTGGCAGCGACCGCGCGCAGCATGTCCCTCGCCTTCGTCGGGGTGCCGACACCGATGGTGTCGCCGAGCGAAATCTCGTAGCAGCCGAGCTCCCACAGCGTCCTGGCGAGATCGGCCACCGCTTTCGGCTTGATCTCGCCGTCGAACGGACAGCCCAGCACGCAGGAGATATAGCCGCGCACCTTGACGCCGTCGGCCTTGGCACGTGCCATCACCGCCTTGAACCGCTCGATGGACTCCGCGACCGTGCAGTTGATGTTGGCGCGCGAAAAACCCTCCGAGGCCGCCGCGAACACGGAAACGACTTGCGCTCCGGCGGCACGCGCGGCGTCATAGCCCCTCTCGTTCGGCACAAGCACGTGGAATTCGGCGCCCTTGATGCGGGCAACGCCGCGCAGCACGGCATCCGAGCC encodes the following:
- a CDS encoding TRAP transporter large permease, with the translated sequence MSVFAIGLAYGFATLVAMFSGMPIAFALGAVAVVFMGIYMPAASLDTVTQNVYEEMASITLLSIPLFILKGAAIGKSRAGQDLYSALHAWLHRVPGGLGVANVFACALFAAMAGSSPATCSAIGSAGIPEMRKRGYSGGFAAGIIAAGGTLGILLPPSITMILFAVAAEKSLGRLFLAGIGPGLLLVTLFGGYAVIRFRQEYAAAEAAYKKGGPEAAILARDEYTLAERFSVLPRVLPFVLLLTGVMAALYGGYATPSETAGLGGLLALALIAMIYGVWRPSDLAPIMKSTIRESTMLMMIIGMSLLYSYVMSYLHISQSAAESVVAMHLPRWGLLFAVLVMVVVLGFFLPPVSIILMTAPIILPPLRAANFDIIWFGVVMTIVMEMGLIHPPVGLNIFVIRNVAPDIPLSEVIWGTLPFVLLMMAAVLLLCFVPGISTALPDLVMGADGSR
- a CDS encoding hydroxymethylglutaryl-CoA lyase codes for the protein MGDQVRIIEMGPRDGLQNEKTPVSVESRIAFVESLVAAGLTTVEVGAFVSPKAIPQMAGSDAVLRGVARIKGAEFHVLVPNERGYDAARAAGAQVVSVFAAASEGFSRANINCTVAESIERFKAVMARAKADGVKVRGYISCVLGCPFDGEIKPKAVADLARTLWELGCYEISLGDTIGVGTPTKARDMLRAVAANVPAARLAMHFHDTYGQALANLYAGLEEGVCVIDAAAGGLGGCPYAPGATGNVATEDVVYMLDGMGIGTGVDMDKLLAATNDMSGLLGKPPVSRVASALNAKKKRAVS